From one uncultured Methanoregula sp. genomic stretch:
- the ribH gene encoding 6,7-dimethyl-8-ribityllumazine synthase, producing the protein MCDTNPIKLGFVVAEFNRDITYMMEIEGREHAAFLGAEVTECIYVPGAYDMPLAIKKLLVAGKVDAVVTIGCVIEGSTQHDEIVVQHAARKIIDLSLEFGKPVSLGISGPGMTRLEANERIDYAKRAVESAIKMVKRLR; encoded by the coding sequence ATGTGTGATACCAACCCGATAAAACTCGGATTCGTGGTTGCCGAGTTCAACCGCGACATTACCTATATGATGGAAATCGAAGGCCGCGAACACGCCGCATTCCTTGGCGCAGAAGTGACTGAATGCATCTATGTGCCCGGCGCGTACGACATGCCGCTTGCAATCAAGAAGCTGCTCGTTGCCGGCAAGGTTGACGCAGTCGTCACCATCGGCTGCGTTATCGAGGGCTCTACCCAGCACGACGAGATCGTGGTGCAGCACGCTGCCCGGAAGATCATCGACCTCTCCCTTGAATTCGGGAAACCCGTATCCCTCGGTATCTCCGGGCCCGGCATGACGAGGCTTGAAGCGAACGAGCGGATCGATTACGCGAAGCGGGCCGTTGAGTCAGCCATCAAGATGGTCAAACGGTTGAGATGA
- the ribC gene encoding riboflavin synthase — MRVGVADTTFSRVNMGAIAIDELKKHASVAVERTTVPGIKDLPVACKKLIEERRCDIVMALGMPGGKEKDKMCAHEASQGLIMCQLMTNKHIIEVFVHEDEAKDGTELAWLAEQRTREHAVNAVKLVLHPKDLEREAGTGQRQGFADAGPARR; from the coding sequence ATGAGAGTGGGCGTTGCCGACACCACTTTCTCGCGCGTCAACATGGGAGCCATCGCCATCGACGAACTCAAAAAACACGCCAGTGTGGCGGTTGAGCGGACAACGGTGCCGGGGATCAAGGATCTTCCCGTTGCCTGCAAGAAACTGATAGAAGAACGCCGGTGCGATATCGTCATGGCGCTTGGGATGCCCGGGGGCAAGGAGAAAGATAAAATGTGTGCCCACGAGGCATCGCAGGGCCTCATCATGTGCCAGCTCATGACGAACAAGCATATCATCGAGGTCTTCGTTCACGAGGATGAAGCCAAGGATGGTACGGAACTCGCATGGCTTGCCGAGCAGCGCACCCGCGAGCATGCGGTCAATGCTGTGAAACTTGTGCTGCACCCCAAAGATCTCGAACGCGAGGCAGGGACCGGACAGCGGCAGGGATTTGCCGATGCCGGTCCTGCACGACGGTAA
- a CDS encoding DDE-type integrase/transposase/recombinase: MVTTIAYNPNFGTGFGGSQNPIDALFSYNTIYQNTNNGFAIEFRKQMIGLRAQGLKLQEIAEKLNCSVSVVKKWLRRYREGEIISDKSRAPHNREVKNTQFNQHLVKEIKEKFPFFGSRRIAHEIEKETGIQVSHVTVSQMIKDIEPKKEPVVAERIEIDEPDKIWHMDMTPVRLQGGKTQYIFAIIDACTRRVMAIKNYSGATSVEVIDCLYSAIINNGGKKPRILYTDNGGQFVSKIFEDCLKVQNIFHHKTDKGKPWQNGKIERLFKTLFDEWIAYNRYGNEKSLAESLVKFREWFNNEREIQKLDYKTPMQIMKEKTV, from the coding sequence ATGGTTACAACAATAGCATACAACCCTAACTTTGGAACAGGCTTTGGTGGATCACAGAATCCTATTGATGCACTGTTTAGTTACAACACGATCTACCAGAACACCAACAATGGTTTCGCAATTGAATTCCGAAAGCAGATGATCGGACTTCGTGCGCAGGGATTAAAATTACAAGAGATTGCAGAAAAACTCAACTGCTCTGTATCTGTCGTTAAGAAATGGTTACGCAGGTACCGCGAGGGAGAAATCATATCTGACAAATCCCGCGCTCCGCACAACAGAGAAGTCAAGAACACTCAATTCAATCAGCATTTAGTAAAAGAGATCAAAGAGAAGTTCCCATTCTTTGGTTCCCGCAGGATTGCGCACGAGATCGAGAAAGAAACTGGTATCCAGGTTTCTCATGTAACCGTTTCACAGATGATCAAGGATATCGAACCAAAGAAAGAGCCGGTAGTAGCAGAGAGGATTGAGATTGATGAGCCGGACAAAATCTGGCACATGGATATGACACCCGTCCGGTTACAGGGTGGAAAAACTCAGTACATCTTTGCGATCATCGATGCTTGCACGCGCAGGGTAATGGCAATCAAGAATTACAGTGGTGCAACCTCTGTTGAGGTAATCGATTGCTTGTATTCTGCGATCATCAACAACGGTGGAAAGAAACCCCGCATACTCTACACTGACAATGGCGGTCAGTTTGTATCAAAAATCTTTGAGGACTGCTTAAAGGTTCAGAACATCTTCCACCATAAGACCGACAAAGGCAAGCCGTGGCAGAATGGGAAGATCGAGAGACTGTTTAAGACGCTGTTCGATGAGTGGATCGCATACAACAGATACGGCAATGAGAAGTCACTTGCAGAAAGCCTTGTGAAGTTCCGCGAATGGTTCAACAATGAGAGGGAGATTCAGAAGTTGGATTACAAAACTCCGATGCAGATTATGAAAGAAAAAACAGTATAA
- a CDS encoding DUF2080 family transposase-associated protein, giving the protein MTGKMDVHTEAYQVLDKTVKSIGNSGGILVPKKWVGRRVKVLLLEEVDEEE; this is encoded by the coding sequence ATGACTGGAAAAATGGATGTCCATACAGAAGCGTATCAGGTACTGGATAAGACCGTGAAATCTATCGGGAACTCTGGGGGGATTCTCGTACCAAAAAAGTGGGTTGGAAGAAGAGTAAAGGTTCTGTTGCTTGAAGAAGTCGATGAAGAAGAATAA
- a CDS encoding alanine--glyoxylate aminotransferase family protein, which produces MEKELLLMMPGPVPVPERVRLAMSRQAINHRSAEFGAAYADCVRVLKTAFATKNDLVIISGSGTAGMEAAIANVGRDKDIACIVNGKFGERLFKISQRYGKAHEIKSEWGTPVNLEALRAQLEAGAQVVTLVHNETSAGIKNPAEEIGRLCRKHDALFIMDGITSIGGDTVEVDKWGVDIAITGSQKCFAAPAGLAMVSVGSRAWERLTKNPPYYLDLAAYRKSANGTPMETPYTPAVPLFLAMREACLMIEEEGLPARIARHQKMSKAVQAAANAWGLPLFPKIDKLHNYSSTVTAIEYPAGVKDDEMRGIVKKMGIVIAGGQDHLKGKIFRIGSMGAVGALEILATLAATQHALRKCGYKPKGDGVEAAAEVLG; this is translated from the coding sequence ATGGAAAAAGAACTTCTCCTGATGATGCCAGGCCCGGTTCCGGTACCGGAACGTGTCAGGCTCGCGATGTCGCGTCAGGCAATAAATCACCGCAGTGCCGAGTTCGGTGCCGCGTATGCCGACTGTGTGCGTGTCCTCAAGACCGCGTTTGCAACGAAGAATGACCTCGTAATCATAAGCGGCTCCGGCACGGCCGGCATGGAAGCCGCAATTGCCAATGTCGGGCGTGACAAGGATATCGCATGTATCGTCAACGGCAAGTTCGGCGAGCGGCTTTTTAAGATCAGCCAGCGCTATGGGAAAGCCCACGAGATCAAGTCCGAGTGGGGTACACCGGTCAACCTCGAAGCTCTCAGGGCGCAGCTCGAAGCGGGGGCACAGGTCGTCACTCTCGTCCACAACGAGACCTCGGCGGGTATTAAGAACCCGGCAGAGGAGATCGGCCGGCTCTGCCGGAAGCACGACGCGCTCTTCATCATGGACGGCATCACCTCCATCGGTGGCGACACGGTCGAGGTTGACAAGTGGGGCGTTGATATTGCCATCACCGGTTCACAGAAGTGTTTCGCTGCTCCCGCGGGTCTTGCCATGGTCTCGGTGGGCAGCCGGGCATGGGAACGGCTCACGAAGAACCCGCCATACTATCTGGATCTTGCGGCCTACAGGAAGAGTGCGAACGGGACCCCCATGGAAACGCCCTACACCCCGGCTGTGCCCCTCTTCCTTGCCATGCGCGAGGCCTGCCTGATGATCGAAGAGGAGGGCCTTCCCGCACGAATTGCCCGGCACCAGAAGATGTCAAAGGCAGTCCAGGCAGCGGCAAATGCCTGGGGACTCCCGCTCTTCCCGAAGATTGACAAGCTGCACAATTATTCAAGTACTGTTACGGCCATCGAATACCCGGCCGGCGTCAAAGACGACGAGATGCGGGGCATTGTCAAGAAGATGGGGATCGTGATTGCCGGTGGCCAGGACCACCTGAAGGGGAAGATCTTCCGCATTGGCAGCATGGGCGCAGTAGGCGCACTGGAGATCCTCGCTACCCTCGCTGCCACCCAGCATGCGCTGAGGAAGTGCGGCTATAAGCCAAAGGGCGACGGTGTCGAAGCCGCAGCCGAGGTGCTTGGATGA
- a CDS encoding type II toxin-antitoxin system VapC family toxin, which translates to MNFFLDTSICVDVLRIKGPQKSLDLFESFSSDQNTGIISVITVAELSAGAALSSLKDAQKKTDELLAYVTIVELNESVALAGGKIYADLSKTGKKIEFNDCLIAATALSLGFDEIVTRNCDHFSRIDGCSAIVPEKLNF; encoded by the coding sequence ATGAATTTTTTTCTCGATACCAGTATCTGCGTAGATGTGCTCCGGATAAAAGGCCCCCAGAAGTCCTTGGATCTCTTTGAAAGTTTTTCGTCGGACCAAAATACCGGGATCATTTCCGTCATCACGGTTGCAGAGCTGAGCGCCGGGGCGGCACTTTCTTCATTAAAAGATGCACAGAAAAAGACCGACGAGTTACTTGCCTATGTCACGATTGTTGAACTCAACGAGTCGGTTGCTCTGGCTGGCGGAAAGATCTATGCTGACCTTTCAAAAACCGGAAAGAAAATCGAGTTCAATGACTGCCTGATTGCAGCCACTGCACTATCGCTCGGATTTGATGAGATTGTTACAAGGAACTGCGATCACTTCAGCCGGATCGATGGTTGTTCTGCAATCGTGCCGGAAAAACTTAATTTCTAA
- a CDS encoding methyltransferase domain-containing protein translates to MTLDEFFFQVFEYLPRQGPGCPGATEKVFSCLPALPGKPSVLDIGCGSGTQTRDLARLTSGTITAVDNHQPFLDMVNKKAEEEGTNVRIKTVWASMDALPFEPGQFDLIWSEGAIFIIGFEKGLAAWKPFLKKGGYMVVSDAAWFEPNPPRELMTWWESEGYVPKTEDELKEQIKNAGLSLIRIYRLPEAGWWDNYYVPMLARIADLKKTHGSDPASAAILDSLGHEAEMYREYKRYYGYTFFVMENPGS, encoded by the coding sequence ATGACTCTGGATGAATTTTTTTTCCAGGTTTTCGAGTACCTTCCACGCCAGGGGCCCGGATGCCCGGGTGCAACAGAGAAGGTCTTTTCCTGTCTGCCCGCCCTCCCAGGTAAGCCCTCCGTTCTTGATATAGGATGCGGGAGCGGCACGCAGACCCGGGATCTCGCCCGGCTGACTTCCGGTACGATCACGGCGGTTGATAACCACCAGCCGTTCCTTGATATGGTCAATAAAAAAGCAGAGGAGGAAGGCACAAACGTGCGAATCAAAACCGTGTGGGCATCGATGGACGCCCTTCCTTTTGAACCGGGACAATTCGATCTCATCTGGTCTGAAGGGGCCATCTTCATCATCGGGTTCGAAAAGGGTCTGGCGGCATGGAAACCTTTCCTGAAAAAAGGAGGTTACATGGTGGTCTCCGATGCTGCGTGGTTTGAGCCAAACCCTCCCCGGGAGCTCATGACGTGGTGGGAGAGCGAGGGGTATGTTCCCAAAACTGAGGACGAGCTCAAGGAGCAGATAAAGAACGCCGGGCTCAGTCTCATCAGAATATACCGGCTGCCTGAAGCCGGGTGGTGGGATAATTACTATGTCCCGATGCTGGCCAGGATTGCAGATTTGAAAAAGACCCATGGATCAGATCCTGCCTCTGCCGCCATCCTTGACTCTTTAGGGCACGAGGCGGAGATGTACCGGGAATACAAGCGGTATTACGGGTATACGTTCTTCGTGATGGAGAACCCCGGGAGCTGA
- a CDS encoding 4Fe-4S double cluster binding domain-containing protein, whose amino-acid sequence MSEDIDERIRNLAHTLDMDYFGVADLPPARDFIHAQGGERVSRYPRGVVLGMALQDSLVDLLPEQDKEGAILYKHSSYDVVNLALDQAALRVANLLRRAGFMAFPVPASKRTDDEHISAVFSQKLTPHLAGLGWIGKSCLLVTPDHGPRVRWVTVLTDAPLKPTGSPLKPRCGECTLCVDICPVQAFTGRSFFPDEPRETRFDAAACDRYFKETEKEKGVAVCGLCLWVCPHGRKGRKRSVK is encoded by the coding sequence ATGTCAGAGGATATTGACGAACGGATCCGGAATCTTGCCCACACGCTCGATATGGATTATTTCGGCGTGGCTGACCTCCCGCCTGCCCGGGATTTCATCCATGCACAGGGAGGGGAACGGGTGAGCCGTTACCCGAGAGGCGTGGTTCTCGGCATGGCACTGCAGGACAGCCTTGTCGATCTCCTGCCGGAGCAGGACAAAGAAGGAGCAATCCTGTACAAACACAGTAGTTACGATGTGGTCAACCTGGCCCTTGACCAGGCAGCGCTCAGGGTCGCAAACCTGCTCCGGCGGGCAGGTTTTATGGCATTTCCGGTACCCGCTTCAAAGCGGACGGATGATGAACATATCTCCGCGGTATTCTCCCAGAAACTTACCCCGCACCTTGCCGGTCTTGGCTGGATCGGGAAGAGCTGCCTGCTCGTGACACCGGACCACGGCCCGAGGGTCCGCTGGGTTACGGTGCTTACCGATGCGCCGCTCAAACCGACCGGATCGCCGCTGAAACCCCGGTGCGGGGAGTGTACGCTGTGTGTTGATATCTGCCCGGTCCAGGCATTTACCGGAAGATCGTTCTTCCCGGATGAACCCCGGGAGACACGCTTCGATGCAGCCGCCTGCGACCGGTATTTCAAGGAAACAGAAAAGGAAAAGGGTGTTGCGGTCTGCGGGCTCTGCCTCTGGGTCTGCCCGCATGGCAGGAAGGGCAGAAAGCGGTCCGTAAAATAA
- a CDS encoding AIR carboxylase family protein: protein MADVAIISGSASDAAITDKVKRVLGENKVSYDAQIISAHRDPDKLDAYIRTSNVKIYIAIAGLSAALPGVIASKTDKPVIGVPVSGTLNGLDALLAIAQMPKGVPVACVGVDNGDNAAWLAIRILNLVKK from the coding sequence ATGGCAGACGTTGCTATCATCTCGGGTTCCGCCTCGGATGCAGCAATTACGGACAAGGTTAAACGGGTCCTTGGTGAAAACAAGGTGTCGTATGACGCCCAGATCATCTCTGCTCACCGTGACCCGGACAAGCTCGATGCGTACATCAGGACCAGCAACGTGAAAATATACATCGCGATCGCCGGCCTGTCCGCAGCTCTGCCGGGCGTTATCGCTTCAAAGACGGATAAGCCGGTCATCGGTGTGCCGGTAAGCGGGACACTCAACGGGCTTGATGCCCTCCTCGCGATCGCCCAGATGCCCAAAGGCGTGCCGGTTGCCTGCGTCGGGGTCGACAACGGGGATAATGCCGCGTGGCTGGCGATCCGGATCCTGAACCTGGTAAAAAAGTAA
- a CDS encoding M23 family metallopeptidase, whose amino-acid sequence MRTFGLYHHPRHPGHSVRRLCSGSPAPLVNGSVRVKAGDVVKESRVIGLVGNSGNSDIPHLHFQVVTDTPSFLGAEGYPHVYRSFDSLGGVNQTKATERQITPGYTMDRLWSEMGNFAEFLKTPVPRQNMLPDNNEIVRFS is encoded by the coding sequence ATGCGTACTTTCGGCTTGTATCATCACCCTCGCCATCCTGGCCATTCTGTTCGCCGGTTGTGTTCAGGCTCCCCTGCCCCCTTAGTCAACGGTTCCGTCCGGGTGAAAGCCGGTGATGTCGTGAAGGAAAGCCGGGTGATCGGCCTTGTGGGCAACAGCGGGAACTCTGATATCCCGCACCTCCATTTCCAGGTCGTGACCGATACGCCGTCATTTTTAGGAGCGGAGGGGTATCCCCACGTGTACCGCTCGTTCGATTCCCTGGGCGGGGTCAACCAGACCAAAGCTACAGAACGGCAGATCACCCCGGGATATACCATGGACCGGCTCTGGTCGGAGATGGGGAACTTTGCGGAGTTTTTAAAAACGCCGGTCCCCCGGCAGAACATGCTGCCGGACAATAACGAGATTGTCAGGTTCTCCTGA
- a CDS encoding pyridoxal phosphate-dependent aminotransferase — translation MKPLSAKIAGVTESATIAISNKAKEMQRQGTDVISLSIGEPDFATPQHITDACIDALRRGETHYAPSNGIPELTAAISEKITKENHFPCTSQQVIVACGAKDAIYEAMEAVLNPGDETIILTPAWVSYEPCVQIAGGKAVKHAVNQKTFQIDDSVLERVNKKTKMIVVNSPSNPSGVVLDKKSMQLVADICQDNDIYAMSDEIYEKMVYGREHISLASLGDMARRTITINGFSKAYAMTGWRLGYAVAPLEIIKAMSKVQQHSISQATTFAMWGGVAALNGDQSCVEEMRKEFDRRRKYIIAELKKMGYETAPADGAFYAFVKIEGDDMEVASRWLDKGHVAATPGSAFDAPGWIRLSYATSMDRLKEAMGRIKRVG, via the coding sequence ATGAAACCCCTCTCGGCGAAGATCGCCGGCGTCACTGAATCGGCCACGATCGCCATCTCCAACAAGGCAAAGGAGATGCAGCGGCAGGGGACCGATGTCATCAGCCTGTCGATCGGCGAGCCGGACTTCGCCACCCCGCAGCATATCACGGATGCATGCATTGACGCGCTCAGGCGTGGTGAGACCCACTATGCGCCAAGCAACGGGATTCCCGAGCTGACGGCGGCCATCAGCGAAAAGATCACAAAAGAGAACCATTTTCCCTGCACCTCCCAGCAGGTGATCGTTGCCTGCGGGGCAAAGGATGCCATCTACGAGGCTATGGAGGCGGTCCTGAACCCCGGCGACGAGACGATCATCCTCACCCCGGCCTGGGTCTCGTACGAGCCCTGTGTCCAGATCGCCGGCGGGAAGGCCGTGAAGCACGCGGTCAACCAGAAGACATTCCAGATCGACGACTCCGTGCTCGAACGGGTGAATAAAAAGACCAAGATGATCGTGGTCAACTCCCCGTCCAATCCATCAGGTGTGGTCCTGGATAAAAAATCAATGCAGCTCGTTGCAGACATCTGCCAGGACAACGATATCTACGCCATGTCGGACGAGATCTACGAGAAGATGGTCTATGGCAGGGAGCATATCTCGCTCGCATCCCTTGGCGACATGGCCCGGCGGACCATCACCATCAACGGGTTCTCGAAGGCTTATGCCATGACCGGCTGGCGGCTCGGGTACGCGGTCGCCCCTCTGGAGATCATCAAGGCAATGTCCAAGGTGCAGCAGCACTCCATAAGCCAGGCCACCACGTTTGCGATGTGGGGCGGGGTTGCGGCTCTGAACGGCGACCAGTCATGTGTCGAGGAGATGCGAAAGGAGTTCGACCGCCGGCGCAAATACATCATTGCCGAACTGAAGAAGATGGGGTACGAGACTGCCCCGGCAGACGGGGCGTTCTATGCCTTCGTGAAGATTGAGGGCGATGATATGGAAGTGGCCTCCCGCTGGCTCGATAAAGGGCATGTGGCGGCAACACCCGGTTCTGCTTTCGACGCCCCGGGATGGATCCGGCTGTCGTACGCTACGTCCATGGACCGGCTGAAGGAAGCGATGGGGCGGATCAAGCGGGTTGGGTAG